The window AGATCACATTGGTTTCTGATTGCACCTTCCACAGACAACTTTTTTCTGATATGCCTGGTGCCTCCTGGGCAATGACAAAGGAAGATGTTAGGAATAGAAAATAAAGTAAAACACATCGGATTATTTTTATTGAATTTCTAATTGTCATTTTATACTCGCTTAAAAAGTTTTAAGTTGTTATCGGCTATTTTTGTTGGTTAATTAAAGCTTTTTATTATTCCATTTCAAAAATAATATGACTTAATTCTGAATAGAAAACAACTGGAAATCCATAATCTATAAAAAAAACCCTGCTAAATCTTAGCCACATGGGGTTTACCGTACCAATTTTGATTTCAAGTATTTTTCACAAATTTGTAACGGAATCCCTATTTTATAATATGTTGCAATTTGCAACATATTGGGTTACTTTACAACATAAATACAATAATGAGGTATAAGATGAGCATTGCAGTTAGAATATCTGATAAATTAATAAAAGCTGCTAAAATCCAGTCTAAGGTTGAAAATCGTTCCTTAACAGGTCAAATTGAATTTTGGGCAAAAATCGGTAAAATATCTGAGGAAAATCCTGATTTACCTTACAGCTTTATTAAAGAAATTTTAATCGGTTTAGAACAATTGGATAGTGGCATTGGGGAAGAATACAGGTTTGGATAAATCCAAAACATTGCAAGTGTTTCAATCACCACTTTTTACTAAAAAGGTAAAAAAGTTTTCCAAAAAACAAAAAAATGAGCTGGATAAACAAATTAAAAATCTGTTAGTGAATCCTCTTTTTGGTGAAGAGAAAAAAGGCGATTTAAAAGGGATATTTGTATATAAATTCAAGATATCAAATGCACAATACTTGTTTTCATATCGATTAAAGGAAAATAACATAGAACTTATTACAATCGGTCCTCATGAAAATTATTATAGAGATTTGAAGACTTATCTAAAATCATAATAAACTATTATGCTGAAGGAATTAAAATCTAATTGTAAATTTATAAAATCCTAATTAAGCTTGGGAAAGGGGTCGAAAGATCCCAAACCTATCACATTCTAATTAAATCTTGAGTTTAAATTTTGTGATTTTGTTGGAAACCTTAACTGTTAATTATAGGGTACTGATATGAGGCCAAATCAAATCATTAAAGAAATAGATAAGTTGGATTTGTCTGAAAAACTGATACTTGTTGAAGATATTTGGGATTCAATTGCTCGCAGCAATTCAGAATTACCCTTACCTGAATGGCAAAAAGTTGAACTGGGCAAAAGATATAAAGAATACAAAAATGGGAAGCTAACTCTTCATAAATATAAAGAAGTTCATGAAGAACTAAGGGAAAAATATAAGTGAGGCTTCGTTATACTGAACGTGCTAAAAATAGACGTAGAGTTGACATTCACATGGTACGAAAAGCAGAGGCGAGGACTTGGATCTGAATTCTTAGACTGCATTGAGATAGCGATAAAAGGCATACTTACCTTTCCTGAAATGTACCACCTATGTTATTCGAATTTCCACAGATGTGTGATTCGGAGATTCCTTTTTTCATATTCTATTCAATTGAAGATAAAGACGTAATAATACATTCTGTGTTTGATAATAGACAAGACCGCAAGAAGTTACCCTAAGTTTAATAATCACTTATGATATTTCTGCCCCGCTAAAATTGTGAATGACCGGTACAATTGTTCCAGGAAAATCAGCCGCATCATGTCATGGGTAAAAGTGAGTTTTGAGAAAGACCAAACTTCATTAGATTTTGCCAGCAGTTCTTTTGAAAGCCCTAACTCACCCCCTATTAAAAAACTAACCCGGTTGCGATTCTGGTTCATGAAGGCTTGCAACGCATTTGCAAAGCCTAAAGAATCGAACACTTTTCCTTCTTTATTCAACGAGATGAGGTATTCTGCTGAATCGATCTGCCGATGAAAAAGTTCATATTCGTGACGGAGAATCTCATTTTGCGACAAATTTGATGATAATCGCTTTTGCGGCAGTTCGACAATTTCCGCATTTGCATAATGCTTCAAACGTTTAAGATAATCCTGAATTCCTTCTTGCAAGTAGGAATGCTTGATTTTTCCGATTACAAGAAGTTTGATTTTTAGAGGAAGCATTCGAATTACCACAGAGGCACGGAGGCACAGAGATCAAAAATATTGAATAACAAAACAATCAATTTCAATCTTGTTCTCTCCCAATCCGCTTATCTAATCTTTGCAATCGGTGCAAAAATTTATCTTTGTACTCTTTGACAAAACCATTGGGCCTGAATTTATCTATAACCTCAATACTCAGCAGGGCTCTCCGGGTAAGCTCCCGAGCTTGAGGAAAATCACTTGCCTGGTGCTCGTAAGCTTTGGCTAATTCTTCGAATGCTGCCAAACAAAGACCATCTTGCTTTATTGCTTCATACCAATAGCTCATAGCTTCTTCGAACCGATTACATTTCTTGTGAATTGCCGCAATACGCAACAACGTTTCGGTTCTCATTTTTTTAGGTAACTCTAAATCAGCCAGCCTGGTGTAAAAAGCAAGGCCCTCATCGTATGCCTGCAGTTCATCAAAGGCCTTACACATTGTAAGCCAATCCACTTGTTCTTCTGTTATCTCCCTATTGCCA of the candidate division KSB1 bacterium genome contains:
- a CDS encoding addiction module protein; the encoded protein is MRPNQIIKEIDKLDLSEKLILVEDIWDSIARSNSELPLPEWQKVELGKRYKEYKNGKLTLHKYKEVHEELREKYK
- a CDS encoding ParD-like family protein, producing MSIAVRISDKLIKAAKIQSKVENRSLTGQIEFWAKIGKISEENPDLPYSFIKEILIGLEQLDSGIGEEYRFG
- a CDS encoding type II toxin-antitoxin system RelE/ParE family toxin, yielding MQVFQSPLFTKKVKKFSKKQKNELDKQIKNLLVNPLFGEEKKGDLKGIFVYKFKISNAQYLFSYRLKENNIELITIGPHENYYRDLKTYLKS
- a CDS encoding 23S rRNA (pseudouridine(1915)-N(3))-methyltransferase RlmH, whose amino-acid sequence is MLPLKIKLLVIGKIKHSYLQEGIQDYLKRLKHYANAEIVELPQKRLSSNLSQNEILRHEYELFHRQIDSAEYLISLNKEGKVFDSLGFANALQAFMNQNRNRVSFLIGGELGLSKELLAKSNEVWSFSKLTFTHDMMRLIFLEQLYRSFTILAGQKYHK